In the genome of Candidatus Zixiibacteriota bacterium, one region contains:
- a CDS encoding creatininase family protein, whose protein sequence is MERQLQRLNWPEIKELVPDKIDTAILPVGTVEAHGSSCVGTDNFIPENIADGIAERVEALIAPTINYGITKSLYRYSGGLTIKPENFEAYLFDVLTSLTETGFKNIIIMNGHGGNNSSLKTVAHDFHKKHRANIGVIHWWALCGKMTEEFFGHVGGHGGTDETAMVMAVDPDLVDEQAYDPEMAYTFVPGADVYPVPGTILLYKENEGYPEFDVDRARQYREQVVAQVGEFVESVIARWRKFGL, encoded by the coding sequence ATGGAACGACAATTACAACGCCTGAACTGGCCGGAGATCAAGGAGCTCGTTCCAGACAAGATTGATACCGCGATTCTCCCGGTGGGTACGGTTGAAGCACATGGGTCATCGTGTGTGGGAACCGACAATTTCATTCCTGAGAATATCGCCGACGGTATTGCCGAACGTGTCGAAGCGCTGATTGCTCCCACCATTAACTATGGCATCACCAAGTCGCTCTATCGTTACAGCGGCGGGTTGACCATTAAGCCCGAGAATTTCGAAGCCTACCTGTTTGATGTCCTCACTTCTCTGACCGAGACCGGGTTTAAGAATATCATTATCATGAACGGTCATGGAGGGAACAACTCTTCCCTGAAAACTGTGGCCCATGATTTTCACAAAAAGCACCGCGCCAATATCGGCGTGATTCATTGGTGGGCATTGTGCGGCAAAATGACTGAAGAATTTTTCGGTCATGTCGGTGGCCACGGCGGAACCGATGAGACCGCGATGGTGATGGCGGTCGATCCGGACCTCGTTGATGAACAGGCTTACGATCCCGAGATGGCGTATACCTTTGTACCCGGTGCCGATGTCTATCCGGTACCAGGGACAATTTTGCTCTACAAGGAAAATGAAGGATACCCCGAGTTCGATGTTGACCGAGCCCGACAGTATCGAGAGCAAGTAGTAGCCCAGGTCGGTGAGTTTGTAGAATCAGTCATAGCTCGGTGGCGCAAGTTCGGATTGTAG